The Acyrthosiphon pisum isolate AL4f unplaced genomic scaffold, pea_aphid_22Mar2018_4r6ur Scaffold_11453;HRSCAF=12072, whole genome shotgun sequence region CAGTCATAAGacctatttaaatatgttgCCACTTAAAGATGAAAACCACTatccaatttataaaaaaaggcgATGCTTTATACACTGCAATCAGTATTATCAGTTGGACATTTATTGTAAACCTTGTCATAAAAGGTAtgataataacgattttaaaaactactttgTATTTCCACTGTATATCCTATACTGTTTTCtgcataattaatattgaattaatgttttatatctgAATTTAGGTGTGAAGGATTAATATTACTTGAGACATATTCCATTCTTGAGGGCCAAGAGCTTCTTGATCGTTTGCCAAAATTCCTAGACATTGAAGCTGAGGTTACTGGTAACGCAGAGTATTCAATGTTCAATTTGTCACTTGTTGAAGATTGGGATA contains the following coding sequences:
- the LOC103311640 gene encoding TRPL translocation defect protein 14-like, with protein sequence LAPNSKKRKWLVKYLPNDELFPPFQDFEVVHKYLKTYSNNMQARLRKRGQKGHWNYTHTIRKPKVQGQVIEVKRQLSHKTYLNMLPLKDENHYPIYKKRRCFIHCNQYYQLDIYCKPCHKRCEGLILLETYSILEGQELLDRLPKFLDIEAEVTGNAEYSMFNLSLVEDWDKSNNFCQ